In one Mesorhizobium australicum genomic region, the following are encoded:
- a CDS encoding acyl-CoA dehydrogenase family protein has product MSIDFNLSAEQIALRDGARAFANSVLKDVRKTIAQYSKPDERFYSTKPFFGQGVEAGFVKALLPKEVGGSDIATLDFALATEELAAVDVNVPTAMLGSGLCIKPVAMFGTEEQKKRFLTDFADDGTRLGALAFTEVTGGANFDSPDPRFGVNTFATLEDDEWVINGHKHYTTNGTGWDGNNCHLYAVVCRTDPSKNAEESLAVIMVPGATPGVRVTEILDTAGHRATISPRMAFENVRVPANNILGKPGDGIKIVSTNFAWTAALIGAACVGVMRAAYDHALQFAREDSRSGPHPIIEYPTVGYMLADIKMKIEACRYLTWKACHQYDQSKGAEHELAVMTKVFCSETCVNVVYDTMRLVGVDSYTDMHPLAELMNDAMCFPLYDGGNMGARRRNLHSIIKSPSYSSLTAPYATFNA; this is encoded by the coding sequence ATGAGCATAGATTTCAACCTGAGTGCTGAACAGATAGCGCTCCGCGACGGAGCGCGCGCCTTTGCAAACTCGGTGCTGAAGGACGTTCGCAAGACGATCGCGCAATATTCCAAGCCCGACGAGCGCTTTTATTCAACCAAGCCGTTTTTCGGCCAGGGCGTCGAGGCGGGCTTCGTGAAGGCGCTTCTCCCCAAGGAGGTAGGCGGCTCCGACATCGCGACGCTCGACTTCGCGCTCGCCACGGAAGAACTGGCCGCCGTCGACGTCAACGTCCCGACTGCCATGTTAGGGAGCGGCCTTTGTATCAAGCCGGTGGCGATGTTTGGAACCGAGGAGCAGAAGAAACGCTTCCTCACCGATTTCGCCGACGATGGAACGCGCTTGGGAGCCCTGGCCTTCACGGAGGTGACCGGCGGCGCGAACTTCGATTCGCCCGATCCGCGGTTCGGCGTCAACACCTTCGCGACACTGGAAGACGACGAATGGGTGATCAACGGCCATAAGCACTACACCACCAACGGCACCGGCTGGGACGGAAACAACTGCCATCTCTATGCGGTCGTGTGTAGAACGGACCCAAGCAAGAACGCCGAGGAATCTCTCGCGGTGATCATGGTGCCGGGCGCCACTCCCGGCGTTCGGGTCACGGAGATACTCGATACGGCCGGCCACCGTGCGACGATCTCTCCGCGGATGGCTTTCGAGAATGTGCGAGTGCCGGCAAACAACATCCTGGGTAAGCCGGGCGACGGGATCAAGATCGTTTCCACGAATTTCGCCTGGACCGCGGCCCTGATCGGCGCTGCATGCGTCGGCGTGATGCGGGCCGCCTACGATCACGCCTTGCAGTTCGCACGCGAGGACTCGCGTTCAGGGCCTCATCCGATCATCGAATATCCGACGGTCGGCTACATGCTTGCCGATATCAAGATGAAGATCGAAGCCTGTCGCTACCTGACCTGGAAGGCCTGTCATCAGTACGACCAATCCAAGGGGGCCGAGCACGAGCTTGCGGTGATGACGAAGGTGTTCTGCTCGGAAACCTGCGTGAACGTCGTTTATGATACGATGCGCCTGGTCGGCGTGGACAGCTACACCGATATGCATCCGCTTGCCGAGCTGATGAACGACGCCATGTGCTTCCCGCTCTATGACGGTGGTAACATGGGTGCCCGTCGACGCAACCTGCACAGCATCATCAAGAGCCCATCCTACAGCTCGCTGACGGCACCTTACGCGACCTTCAACGCGTAG
- a CDS encoding DUF805 domain-containing protein gives MGGLSARQLLWLFLRLNGRISRAAYLLAGLLANLVPGFLLYRFTLAPVESQAADSWAVAFFLIGLLSVWSIFALSVKRVHDLGKPGPYALALFVPVISYVVFIVLCVMPGDPAPNRYGAETNSPG, from the coding sequence ATGGGCGGCCTGTCGGCGCGGCAGCTTCTCTGGCTCTTCTTACGGTTGAACGGCCGCATTAGTCGCGCGGCCTATCTTCTGGCGGGTCTCCTCGCAAATCTGGTGCCCGGTTTCCTGCTTTACCGTTTCACTCTGGCACCGGTCGAGAGCCAGGCGGCTGATTCCTGGGCGGTGGCCTTTTTTCTTATAGGCCTGCTCTCGGTCTGGAGCATTTTCGCATTGAGCGTGAAACGGGTGCATGACCTCGGCAAGCCAGGGCCGTACGCGCTTGCGCTTTTCGTCCCTGTGATCTCCTACGTGGTGTTTATCGTCCTTTGCGTGATGCCTGGCGATCCTGCGCCGAACCGCTACGGCGCCGAAACCAACTCGCCGGGGTGA
- a CDS encoding DUF817 domain-containing protein, producing MKRFTSVEARIDAAAHRVLDRLPQGGVSGALVEFVVFGLKQAWACLFGGALLAIMIATALVWPQYAPVERYDFLFLAALSIQAALLAFKLETPREAVVILVFHLVGTAMELFKTSAGSWIYPEEAFFRIAGVPLFSGFMYAAVGSYIARITRIFDMRYTDYPSIAATAVLAAAIYANFFLHHFIFDARWGLFAFAFVLFRKTRVHYRVFRHTHQMRLLVGFLLVALFIWFAENIATWSRAWIYPSQADGWTPVSLSKLGAWYLLMIISFVLVSLVHRPRGPDWQTSNADRA from the coding sequence TTGAAGCGGTTCACCTCCGTCGAGGCCCGGATCGACGCCGCCGCGCACCGCGTGCTCGACCGGCTGCCGCAGGGCGGCGTGTCCGGCGCGCTGGTCGAATTCGTCGTCTTCGGGCTGAAGCAGGCCTGGGCGTGCCTGTTCGGTGGCGCGCTGCTTGCCATCATGATCGCGACCGCGCTCGTCTGGCCGCAGTATGCGCCGGTCGAGCGCTACGATTTCCTCTTCCTCGCGGCGTTGTCGATTCAGGCAGCCCTGCTGGCATTCAAGCTGGAGACGCCGAGGGAGGCTGTCGTCATCCTTGTCTTCCACCTCGTCGGGACGGCGATGGAACTGTTCAAGACGAGCGCCGGGTCGTGGATCTATCCGGAGGAGGCGTTCTTCCGCATTGCCGGCGTGCCGCTGTTCTCGGGCTTCATGTATGCGGCGGTCGGCTCCTACATCGCCCGGATCACGCGCATCTTCGACATGCGCTACACCGACTATCCGTCGATCGCTGCGACGGCCGTGCTGGCGGCCGCGATCTATGCGAACTTCTTCCTGCACCATTTCATCTTCGACGCGCGATGGGGCCTGTTCGCTTTCGCCTTCGTGCTGTTCCGCAAGACGCGGGTGCACTACCGCGTCTTCCGGCACACCCACCAGATGCGGTTGCTGGTCGGCTTCCTGCTGGTCGCCCTGTTCATCTGGTTCGCCGAGAACATCGCGACCTGGTCGCGGGCGTGGATCTACCCCTCACAGGCCGACGGCTGGACGCCGGTCTCCCTGTCGAAGCTCGGCGCCTGGTATCTCTTGATGATCATTTCGTTCGTGCTGGTGAGTCTCGTCCACCGGCCGCGCGGACCGGACTGGCAGACCAGCAACGCCGACCGGGCCTAG
- a CDS encoding LOG family protein translates to MNPMDKNGWTPLPHSDEDLERAKAVPDTPQTRATTYRLAWNDEDFLTRRETRAVRLQLELMKPEMILTERGIRSTVILFGGARIPEPGGPAWAAKNETQEKNLKANSHYYEEARKFARLCSEHSASSYHREFVVVTGGGPGVMEAGNRGAADVGAPSIGLNIVLPHEQAPNLFVTPELCFNFHYFAIRKMHFIMRAKAVAIFPGGFGTMDEFFETLTLIQTGRMERVPVILFGRDFWSRAIDLDFLAEQGTISPGDQDIIDYADTADEAWDVIRAFYGIEQQV, encoded by the coding sequence ATGAATCCGATGGACAAGAACGGCTGGACGCCGCTGCCTCACTCCGACGAGGATCTGGAGCGCGCCAAGGCGGTTCCCGACACGCCGCAGACGCGCGCGACGACCTACAGGCTCGCCTGGAACGACGAGGATTTCCTCACCCGCCGCGAGACGCGCGCCGTGCGCCTGCAGCTCGAGCTGATGAAGCCGGAGATGATCCTGACGGAGCGCGGCATCCGTTCGACGGTGATCCTGTTCGGCGGCGCGCGCATTCCCGAGCCGGGCGGCCCAGCCTGGGCGGCGAAGAACGAGACGCAGGAAAAGAACCTCAAGGCCAACAGCCACTACTACGAGGAGGCGCGCAAGTTCGCCCGGCTCTGCTCCGAGCACTCGGCCAGCTCCTATCACCGCGAGTTCGTCGTGGTGACGGGCGGCGGGCCGGGCGTCATGGAAGCGGGCAACCGGGGCGCGGCGGACGTCGGCGCACCGTCCATCGGCCTCAATATCGTGCTGCCGCACGAGCAGGCGCCCAACCTCTTCGTCACGCCGGAGCTCTGCTTCAACTTCCACTATTTCGCGATCCGCAAGATGCACTTCATCATGCGCGCCAAGGCGGTGGCGATTTTCCCCGGTGGCTTCGGCACCATGGACGAGTTCTTCGAAACGCTGACGCTGATCCAGACCGGCCGCATGGAGCGCGTGCCGGTCATCCTCTTCGGCCGCGATTTCTGGTCGCGCGCGATCGACCTCGACTTCCTCGCCGAGCAGGGCACGATCTCGCCCGGCGACCAGGATATCATCGACTATGCCGACACCGCCGACGAGGCGTGGGATGTAATCCGCGCATTCTACGGCATCGAACAGCAAGTTTGA
- a CDS encoding FAD-dependent oxidoreductase, with protein sequence MIFQDMAAYRAASHAPRVAIVGGGVAGITIARKLDARGIPCVLFEAGGEEITEESQDFYKGVTVGDQYFDLDVTRLRYLGGSSNHWAGWCRVLDAYDFEPKSWIPNSGWPIRHADIEPFLDETRSILGLREFKPTHALTDNFGRMDLIKSDPVRFGMQFRDELEASRNVAVVLNTTVLELAGNGKAVTGAKLYSAGAPAGDFTAPYFVVATGGLENSRLLLWSNAQSNGAVVPNARALGRYWMEHPMYWAGNAFITNRDALEFDEDGECFMIPTPEALERRGLANFHIQLETMPYHGTKKMIAEMACYAPRLTEWVASAIGAHLQCSARVHIDWEQPPIESNHIALSQTERDAAGVPRMELHWKKGDLDRKTLVESMRMFGEEIALKDIGRLHISDWVLNGEDWPTDMELAGNHHMGGTRMGTDPATSVVDADSRVHGMENLYVAGSSVYSTAGQCTPTTTLTALSLRLGDHLARTVAS encoded by the coding sequence ATGATCTTCCAGGACATGGCCGCCTACAGGGCGGCGAGCCACGCTCCGCGTGTTGCGATCGTCGGCGGCGGCGTCGCCGGCATCACCATCGCCCGCAAGCTCGATGCGCGCGGCATCCCCTGCGTCCTGTTCGAGGCGGGCGGCGAGGAGATCACCGAGGAGTCGCAGGACTTCTACAAGGGCGTCACCGTCGGCGACCAGTATTTCGACCTGGACGTGACGCGGCTGCGCTATCTCGGCGGGTCGTCGAACCACTGGGCCGGCTGGTGCCGGGTGCTCGACGCCTACGACTTCGAGCCGAAGTCCTGGATTCCGAACTCGGGCTGGCCGATCCGCCACGCCGACATCGAGCCCTTCCTCGACGAGACGCGCTCGATCCTCGGCCTGCGCGAGTTCAAGCCGACGCATGCGCTTACCGACAATTTCGGCCGCATGGACCTGATCAAGAGCGACCCGGTCCGTTTCGGCATGCAGTTCCGCGACGAGCTGGAGGCGAGCCGCAACGTCGCCGTGGTGCTCAACACCACCGTTCTGGAACTTGCCGGCAACGGCAAGGCCGTCACGGGCGCGAAGCTCTACTCGGCCGGGGCCCCGGCGGGCGACTTCACCGCACCCTATTTCGTCGTCGCGACGGGCGGACTGGAGAATTCCCGCCTGCTGCTCTGGTCCAACGCGCAATCGAACGGCGCCGTGGTCCCGAACGCCAGGGCGCTCGGCCGCTACTGGATGGAACATCCGATGTACTGGGCCGGCAACGCCTTCATCACCAACAGGGATGCGCTCGAATTCGACGAGGACGGCGAGTGCTTCATGATCCCGACGCCGGAAGCGCTGGAGCGCCGCGGCTTGGCGAACTTCCACATCCAGCTTGAGACCATGCCCTATCACGGCACCAAGAAGATGATCGCCGAGATGGCCTGCTACGCGCCGCGCCTCACCGAATGGGTGGCGAGCGCGATCGGCGCCCACCTGCAGTGCAGCGCGCGCGTCCATATCGACTGGGAGCAGCCGCCGATCGAATCGAACCACATCGCCCTGTCCCAGACCGAGCGTGACGCAGCGGGCGTGCCGCGCATGGAGCTGCACTGGAAGAAGGGCGACCTCGACCGAAAGACGCTCGTCGAATCGATGCGCATGTTCGGCGAAGAGATCGCGCTCAAGGACATCGGCCGCCTGCACATCAGCGACTGGGTGCTGAACGGCGAGGACTGGCCCACCGACATGGAACTCGCCGGCAACCACCACATGGGCGGCACCCGCATGGGCACCGACCCGGCCACCAGCGTGGTCGACGCCGACAGCCGCGTGCACGGCATGGAGAACCTCTATGTCGCCGGCTCGTCCGTTTATTCGACCGCCGGCCAGTGCACGCCGACGACCACCCTCACCGCGCTGTCGCTGCGGCTCGGCGACCACCTGGCGCGGACGGTGGCTTCGTAA
- a CDS encoding pyrimidine 5'-nucleotidase: MTNSPAPARFAHVTDWVFDLDNTLYPHHTNLFSQIDVKMTAYVAELLKLSREDARKLQKQLYLEYGTTLNGLMELHSIDPDDFLQKVHDIDYSWVQPNPLLGEAIKALPGRKFIFTNGDRGHAERTARQLGVLDEFDDIFDIVAAGLMPKPARGTYEKFVDLHKIAGPSAVMFEDLARNLVVPKALGMTTVLIVPNNFEPTFSEIWERDPALDDEVDYVTDDLTGFLRTILGQASA; this comes from the coding sequence ATGACCAACAGTCCCGCCCCCGCCAGGTTTGCCCATGTCACCGACTGGGTGTTCGACCTCGACAATACGCTCTACCCGCATCACACGAACCTGTTCTCGCAGATCGACGTCAAGATGACGGCCTATGTGGCGGAATTGCTGAAGCTGTCGCGGGAAGATGCGCGCAAGCTGCAGAAGCAGCTCTATCTCGAATACGGAACGACGCTGAACGGCCTGATGGAACTGCACAGCATCGATCCGGACGATTTCCTGCAGAAGGTGCACGACATCGACTATTCCTGGGTCCAGCCCAACCCCCTGCTGGGCGAGGCGATCAAGGCGCTGCCCGGCCGCAAGTTCATCTTCACCAACGGTGACCGCGGCCACGCGGAGCGCACGGCCCGCCAGCTCGGCGTGCTGGACGAGTTCGACGACATCTTCGACATCGTTGCGGCGGGGCTGATGCCGAAGCCGGCGCGCGGCACGTACGAGAAATTCGTCGATCTGCACAAGATCGCCGGCCCGAGCGCAGTGATGTTCGAGGACTTGGCGCGCAACCTCGTCGTGCCCAAGGCGCTCGGCATGACGACGGTGCTGATTGTGCCCAACAATTTCGAGCCGACCTTCTCGGAAATCTGGGAGCGCGACCCGGCGCTCGACGACGAGGTCGACTACGTCACCGACGATCTGACCGGTTTCTTGCGTACCATATTGGGACAGGCGTCGGCTTGA
- the dapD gene encoding 2,3,4,5-tetrahydropyridine-2,6-dicarboxylate N-succinyltransferase produces the protein MSKPDLTSLEKTVEAAFEARDGISTSTRGEAREAIETTLDLLDKGEIRVAERGADGAWRVNQWMKKAVLLSFRLNPMEIIKGGPGDSAWWDKVASKFDGWGAMDFEKAGFRAVPNCVVRRSAFIAPGAILMPSFVNLGAYVGEGTMVDTWVTVGSCAQIGKHVHLSGGVGIGGVLEPLQAGPTIIEDNCFIGARSEVVEGCIVREGSVLGMGVFIGKSTKIVDRATGEVTYGEVPPYSVVVAGTMPGKPLPNGQPGPSLYCAVIVKRVDEGTRSKTSINDLLRD, from the coding sequence ATGTCGAAGCCCGATCTGACCTCCCTCGAAAAGACGGTGGAGGCCGCGTTCGAGGCGCGCGACGGAATCAGCACCTCGACCCGCGGCGAGGCGCGCGAGGCAATCGAGACGACGCTGGACCTGCTCGACAAGGGCGAGATTCGCGTCGCCGAACGCGGCGCCGACGGCGCCTGGCGCGTGAACCAGTGGATGAAGAAGGCGGTGCTGCTCTCCTTCCGGCTCAACCCGATGGAGATCATCAAGGGCGGGCCTGGCGACAGCGCCTGGTGGGACAAGGTCGCCTCCAAGTTCGACGGCTGGGGCGCAATGGACTTTGAAAAGGCCGGCTTTCGTGCCGTGCCCAACTGCGTCGTGCGCCGCTCGGCATTCATCGCCCCCGGCGCGATCCTGATGCCATCCTTCGTCAATCTCGGCGCCTACGTCGGCGAGGGCACCATGGTCGACACCTGGGTGACCGTCGGTTCCTGCGCCCAGATCGGCAAGCACGTGCACCTGTCCGGCGGCGTCGGTATCGGCGGCGTGCTGGAGCCGCTGCAGGCCGGCCCGACGATCATCGAGGACAACTGTTTCATCGGCGCCCGCTCCGAAGTGGTGGAAGGCTGCATCGTGCGCGAGGGCTCAGTGCTGGGCATGGGCGTCTTCATCGGCAAGTCGACCAAGATCGTCGACCGCGCCACCGGCGAAGTGACGTATGGCGAAGTGCCGCCTTATTCCGTCGTGGTGGCGGGAACCATGCCGGGCAAGCCACTGCCCAACGGCCAGCCGGGACCGAGCCTCTACTGCGCGGTCATCGTCAAGCGGGTCGACGAAGGAACCCGCTCGAAGACGTCGATCAACGATCTCCTGCGAGACTGA
- a CDS encoding helix-turn-helix domain-containing protein, with protein sequence MKTFDLAEIRTTERFSYWRDVLCNVYVALNPEPSFKTDFLGTVTDHTFDGIGISNISSLKQTIARTPQGIRRDADAYCFLNLQVAGTCRVTQAGRTAVTTPGEFTIVDSSEPFLLDYVSDEWEQYSFKIPKHIFDSHIGHDLVVRTVTGRTPIGRIVVDFLASVARTPESFRHSSTDMTKSIVDLAAMSLRASGPDRDDGRNRTFRSALSNSILGYVRLNFADPEIAPAKVAAHFGISTRYLHKLLEEHGETFGQIILGMRLERCASDLREGKCLTISEAAFRWGFNDMSSFSRAFRRRFGVPPRDYRHQSREL encoded by the coding sequence GTGAAGACCTTCGATCTGGCGGAAATCAGGACGACGGAACGCTTCAGCTACTGGCGGGACGTTCTGTGCAATGTCTATGTCGCGCTCAACCCGGAACCGTCGTTCAAGACGGATTTCCTCGGGACCGTCACCGATCATACGTTTGACGGCATCGGCATTTCGAACATCTCTTCGCTGAAACAGACCATCGCACGCACACCGCAAGGCATTCGTCGCGACGCGGATGCCTACTGTTTCCTGAATCTGCAGGTGGCCGGCACCTGCCGCGTTACCCAGGCCGGCCGGACCGCCGTTACGACGCCCGGTGAGTTCACCATCGTCGACTCGTCAGAACCGTTCCTTCTCGACTATGTAAGCGACGAATGGGAGCAATACTCGTTCAAGATCCCGAAGCATATCTTCGATTCCCATATCGGCCACGATCTCGTGGTCCGCACGGTCACGGGCCGGACGCCGATCGGCCGGATCGTTGTCGATTTCCTCGCCTCGGTTGCCCGGACCCCGGAGAGCTTTCGCCACAGCTCGACCGACATGACGAAGTCGATCGTCGACCTTGCTGCCATGTCGCTGCGCGCCTCCGGGCCCGATCGCGATGACGGTCGGAACCGAACCTTCAGATCGGCCCTGAGCAATTCTATCCTCGGATATGTCCGGCTCAATTTTGCCGATCCGGAGATAGCGCCCGCCAAGGTTGCCGCTCATTTCGGCATATCCACGCGCTACCTGCACAAATTGCTGGAGGAACACGGCGAGACCTTCGGGCAGATCATCCTGGGAATGCGCCTCGAACGGTGCGCATCCGACCTGCGCGAGGGGAAATGCCTCACGATTTCGGAAGCGGCCTTCCGCTGGGGCTTCAACGACATGTCCTCTTTCAGCAGGGCTTTCCGACGGCGTTTCGGCGTTCCGCCAAGGGACTACAGGCACCAAAGCAGGGAACTTTGA
- a CDS encoding GGDEF domain-containing protein, with translation MERSVVSIFIKAGLATALSIIASLAVVAGMGIGISGASLWLPILCPLVIAFPASAFTYWQQQRLQVLNDQLRAAHAALEQANAMLAEKARRDAMTGFLNREAFFAAVEATRRRTNRGALLLVDADHFKRINDNYGHLVGDDALIEIAAAISRATGETSIVGRIGGEEFAVFLSGTDLGEAERAAERIRAEVEAIGFMPSQGRTLRLTVSIGGTMCWPDARISELMRQADRQLYRAKNAGRNRVMFETERRLAA, from the coding sequence ATGGAACGCAGTGTGGTCTCGATCTTCATCAAGGCAGGGCTGGCGACGGCGTTGTCGATCATCGCCTCGCTGGCGGTCGTCGCCGGGATGGGCATCGGAATCTCCGGCGCGTCGTTGTGGCTGCCGATCCTGTGCCCGCTGGTCATCGCCTTCCCCGCGAGCGCCTTCACCTACTGGCAGCAGCAGCGTCTGCAGGTGCTCAACGACCAGCTTCGCGCCGCCCATGCCGCGTTGGAGCAGGCGAACGCCATGCTGGCCGAGAAGGCGCGGCGCGATGCCATGACCGGTTTCCTCAACCGCGAGGCGTTCTTCGCCGCGGTGGAGGCTACACGGCGCAGGACGAACCGTGGCGCGCTGCTGCTCGTCGACGCCGACCACTTCAAGCGGATCAACGACAATTACGGCCATCTCGTCGGCGACGACGCCCTGATCGAGATCGCCGCCGCGATCAGCCGCGCGACGGGAGAGACCAGTATCGTCGGTCGCATCGGCGGCGAGGAGTTCGCAGTGTTCCTCTCCGGGACGGATCTCGGCGAGGCGGAACGCGCTGCCGAGCGCATCCGCGCCGAGGTCGAGGCGATCGGCTTCATGCCGAGCCAGGGAAGGACGCTGCGGCTCACCGTCAGCATCGGAGGCACGATGTGCTGGCCGGATGCCAGGATTTCCGAGCTGATGCGGCAGGCCGACCGCCAGCTCTACCGGGCCAAGAATGCCGGCCGCAACCGCGTCATGTTCGAGACCGAGAGGCGACTGGCGGCATGA
- a CDS encoding DMT family transporter encodes MELWIPITIAAAFLQNLRSVGQKHLKGVMGTTGATFVRFGFGLPFAVLYTVLLNRAGGYAFPAISAEFLGWVVVGGLMQIAATFLLVHLFSFRNFAVGTAYSRTEPAQAALFGLVFLGETVTAGTLMAIAVSVFGVMLISVAHAALTLRNLVTTTFSRTALIGLASGTSFGVSAVAYRAASLSLGGPTFAMQAAVTLLVVISFQTLIMALWMLARDRAELSRIAAAWKPSLFVGFVGATASFGWFMAMTLQQAAIVKALAQIEMIFTFASSVFFFKEKINRFETIGCLLIVCGILLLLVVD; translated from the coding sequence TTGGAACTGTGGATACCCATCACGATCGCGGCTGCGTTCCTGCAGAACCTGCGCTCGGTCGGCCAGAAGCACCTCAAGGGGGTGATGGGTACGACCGGCGCCACCTTCGTGCGCTTCGGCTTCGGCCTCCCCTTCGCCGTCCTCTACACCGTGCTCCTCAACCGTGCCGGCGGCTACGCTTTTCCGGCGATTTCGGCCGAATTCCTCGGCTGGGTGGTTGTCGGCGGGCTGATGCAGATTGCCGCGACCTTCCTGCTCGTGCACCTGTTCTCGTTCCGCAACTTCGCCGTCGGCACCGCCTATTCGCGCACCGAGCCGGCGCAGGCGGCCCTGTTCGGCCTGGTCTTCCTCGGCGAGACGGTGACGGCGGGCACGCTGATGGCGATCGCGGTGTCAGTGTTCGGCGTGATGCTGATCTCCGTCGCACATGCAGCACTCACCCTGCGCAATCTCGTCACAACCACCTTCTCGCGCACAGCGCTGATCGGGCTCGCTTCGGGCACCTCTTTCGGCGTTTCGGCGGTCGCCTACCGGGCGGCGTCGCTGTCGCTCGGCGGTCCCACCTTCGCCATGCAGGCCGCTGTCACGCTTCTCGTGGTGATCTCCTTCCAGACGCTCATCATGGCGCTGTGGATGCTGGCGCGCGACCGCGCGGAGCTGTCCCGCATCGCGGCCGCCTGGAAACCGTCTCTGTTCGTCGGCTTCGTCGGCGCCACCGCCTCGTTCGGCTGGTTCATGGCGATGACCCTGCAGCAGGCGGCGATCGTCAAGGCGCTGGCGCAGATCGAGATGATCTTCACCTTCGCTTCGTCGGTGTTCTTCTTCAAGGAGAAGATCAACCGCTTCGAGACCATCGGCTGCCTCCTGATCGTCTGCGGAATCCTGCTGCTTCTGGTCGTTGATTGA
- a CDS encoding acyltransferase family protein, with product MPLRLDNLTALRFFAAFSVFLHHLRPFDLNLSKSLWGVNLGWTVSFFFVLSGFVLSYSYHGRIRTLGDSGRFIAVRFFRLWPLHVACGLIALALIGASSAPNLTKVYLFLTLQHAWIPSLETAFFLNAVSWSISVELFFYIVFGLISVLSIRTGILLIAAWTFAVVVLMLFVSWNPAAIPFGSGAPGSLPSMVTEQSFFHLSPPVRIVEFFAGILTFHLYARIRVPRNLIFPAQLACVVLIIAYMPLHRPIIELLQAEGPRVFAQVYPRSGMFLLFALVVYVFAHQHGAVSRILSCRPLVFLGEISFAIYMVHQILIVFLQSHGAAVVFGPWPAAFCAFALTVIASWTLYRFVERPGLAWAKTTFAAPRRSTINP from the coding sequence ATGCCTCTGAGACTGGACAACCTCACCGCCCTGAGGTTCTTCGCCGCCTTTTCGGTTTTCCTGCACCATTTGCGGCCGTTCGATCTCAATCTCTCCAAGAGCCTGTGGGGGGTCAATCTCGGCTGGACGGTCAGCTTCTTCTTCGTGCTGAGCGGCTTCGTCCTCAGCTATTCCTACCACGGTCGCATCCGCACGCTCGGCGACAGCGGCCGCTTCATCGCCGTTCGCTTCTTCAGGTTGTGGCCGCTGCATGTCGCCTGCGGCCTGATCGCCCTGGCATTGATCGGGGCTTCGTCGGCACCCAACCTGACGAAGGTCTATCTCTTCCTGACGCTCCAGCATGCCTGGATACCGTCCTTAGAAACCGCGTTCTTCCTGAACGCGGTCTCATGGTCGATCTCCGTCGAGCTCTTCTTCTACATCGTGTTCGGGCTGATCTCAGTCCTCAGCATCCGGACGGGCATCCTGCTCATCGCCGCTTGGACGTTCGCGGTGGTCGTACTGATGCTATTCGTCTCATGGAACCCGGCGGCGATCCCCTTCGGCAGCGGGGCCCCGGGAAGTCTGCCATCGATGGTCACCGAACAGTCGTTCTTCCATCTGTCCCCCCCGGTTCGCATCGTCGAGTTCTTCGCCGGCATATTGACCTTCCACCTCTATGCGCGCATCCGCGTGCCCCGAAACCTTATCTTCCCGGCGCAACTGGCATGCGTCGTCCTGATCATCGCCTATATGCCGCTGCATCGACCGATCATCGAGCTCCTGCAGGCCGAGGGCCCGCGCGTTTTCGCGCAGGTCTATCCGCGTTCCGGCATGTTTCTTCTGTTCGCGCTGGTCGTCTACGTCTTCGCCCACCAGCACGGCGCCGTCTCCCGTATCCTGTCCTGCCGACCGCTGGTCTTCCTCGGCGAGATCAGCTTCGCTATCTACATGGTCCACCAGATCCTGATCGTCTTCCTACAGTCCCACGGGGCCGCCGTTGTCTTCGGCCCGTGGCCGGCAGCGTTCTGCGCTTTCGCCCTGACTGTTATTGCCTCGTGGACGCTCTACCGATTCGTGGAACGCCCCGGCCTCGCATGGGCCAAGACGACCTTCGCCGCACCGCGCCGGAGCACGATCAATCCATGA